The genomic region TTTATTTAATTATTTCATGGTTTGTATGGACATGGAAAACAACCACCAAAAAATTAAACAACGTACTTTTACTTTAAGAGTGCAAAAGATTTTAAAAAATAAAGGTTGGGAATATACACCAACACCAAGATTAAAGCCACTTAAATATTGGAGTGGTAAAGATCAACAGAAATTGGATGAATTAAGAAACGACCAACGTTATTTATGCAATGTTGACCCCGATAAATACCAACGATTATTTTATAAAAAATAGCTTACGAATAACTTACTAATAAAAAATAATACGTAAGTAACTTAATCGCTTGAGAGAGTAAGAGAACTATCGTTACTTACGTTACTTACTTATATATATTTATATATAAGTAAATAATAATAATAATATATATAAGGAATTGAAACATATACGAAAAACGTTAGTTATGTAAGTTATGCTTTATAAACGTTGATATATAGGCGTTTACGTAACTATCGTAAAAAAGTAACAAATGTAAGTATATAAAATAAACGTTGATATATAGGCATTTCTTAACTACCACATAACGAAAAAGCAACACAAAAACGAGGTTAAAATTGGTTATTTACATTTTAAATAGTTTATTCAACCTATTTTAGTAATAAAAAAAGATGCTTGGATGCATCCTAAACAATAAATAATATGACTAAATTAAATTATATTTATTGGAAAGGATGCAGTCAATGACGCTTACAAAACAACAAAAACAAACTTGTAAAAATGTGAGATATTTCTTTAAAAATGATTTTGAAAAATATAAACAACTAGCAACTTTAGCAGATTTAAAAAGTATTAGTTATAACGGAACTAAAGTATCAACCAACAGCAATATACAAGAAGATAAGACAATAACCGCATCCTATTATAAAAATATTGTAGATACTATAAAGACTATTATTGAACGCATACAAAATGAACAATGTAAAAAGGTAATAAAATACCGTTATTTTGAACATTTATCTTATTGGCAAATTGCTCAAAAGATGCAATACGGCGAAAGTACAGTTAAACAATTAAATAACAAAGCATTATTAATATTTGCTGATATGTTGGCAATGGTTACGAATATAGATTTAAGAAAGGAAGATTATATTGAAAAGCATTAAATTATCAAAGGTTGAAAAACGTATTTTAAATATTATTGCTAACCGTGGCAAAGCAGTATCAAGATTAGAAATAACGCAAATAGCAAATGTTTCATCAAGAACTGTTACTGATGCAGTAGCAAAATTAAGAAGTAAAGGTATTCCGATTGTTTCAGAAAGAAATGGCAAAAATGCGGGATATTCAATTGCAAAAGATGAATTTGATAGAAATAAATGTGTTGCAATGCTAACAAGCCAAGCAACAAGCATGATGAATAATATTAATAGTTTAGCTAATGCCGATTTAAAAAACTGGGATAAAAGAATTATATAACTTATTGCTTTCTAAATTAATTGCCTTTAAAATAAAACAAACAAATTATTTAATAGACAATTATTAGGAGAGTTGCCACAATATGACTATTTTTATTATTACGTTAATATCGTTTCTATTATCATTATTCCTTAACCACAATAACGAAGATAGAAAAGTAACATGGATCATAATAGATACAATAATGATAACCATAGTAATATCAATGATTTATTACTTATGTATTCAAGAAACATAAAGGAAGTATATTAAATGAACATATTAGAATTATTATTCGCTGATATTTACGAATTTAACGACCAAACACACAAATTATTAAATGACTACAAGAGATTAAAAAACCTAGATAGCTATTTAAATGACCGCTTTAAACAACTAACAGCAAATCGCATTTATACGCTTAAATTTCCATTTAATCTACATAAAAGTAAAATGATTATTGATGATTTAAGCGACCCAAAAGAGATAACAAAATATAATAATGAAGTCCACGAATTTAATAGTTTAGCGGATAACGTTAAGAGACTAAACCAACATTTAAACAGCTTACAAATAGAAATCGGAATGCTTGCTGATAGTTTAACTTTTGATGATTACTTGGAATGTTGTAAAGATTATCCCGAAATGAGTAGCAAAGAAGAATATAATAATATTCAAGACAAATTAAAGGGTTTCAAAGAATATCTATATAAGCAAATTAAATAAAATATTATGGCCGTGATTATTCACGGTTATTTTTATCCCCCCTACTATTAAAAAATATAATTACAAATAGCTAGGAGCGGACACGGACATTCATTTATAATAAATTCGCTTTTCAAAAGTTTTTTATTATGATTGGCATAGCAATATTATTAATAATGAACCTGACAAAACCTAACATATTTTTTAATATCGGGTGCGAAATCTAAAATTTAATATTAAATAAAACTGGAAAATATCCAGTTTTTTATTTTATATAACTGACTGCATCCATTTTAATTTTATAAATATGGTTTACAAAATATGCTTTTTATATTTTGCTAATTGCTTATTATAGTAACGTTTATTAATGTTTTGATTAACTTTAATGTAAACTGGACAAAACTAGACAAAACGCTCCTTTTTGTTTTGGGTAAATCATTGATACAAAGCATATTACAGCCACTTTAATAGTTTTAATTGTCCAGTTTAGAAACGTTGGTAAAATATTGAAAGGTATTAAAATTAATTGAATGTAAAAAATATTTATTTTTTATTAAATATAATTGACGTTTATTAAATTTTATTGTAGATTTTTATTCTGTGTTACAATCACAGTAATGATTAAAGTATCACATTTTCTAGGAGGTTTTAAAAATGTTAGCTATGGACTGTGCTGATTATATTGTTGATAAGGCAATTAAAGAAAAATTATCAATTACAAATTTACAACTTCAAAAGGTACTTTTTGTTTTAGTTGCCCAATACATTAAAGAATATAATTGCGACTATCCTTTAGATAGCTTTTTTAAAGCTTATGATTATG from Ligilactobacillus cholophilus harbors:
- a CDS encoding sigma factor-like helix-turn-helix DNA-binding protein, giving the protein MTLTKQQKQTCKNVRYFFKNDFEKYKQLATLADLKSISYNGTKVSTNSNIQEDKTITASYYKNIVDTIKTIIERIQNEQCKKVIKYRYFEHLSYWQIAQKMQYGESTVKQLNNKALLIFADMLAMVTNIDLRKEDYIEKH
- a CDS encoding helix-turn-helix domain-containing protein, producing MKSIKLSKVEKRILNIIANRGKAVSRLEITQIANVSSRTVTDAVAKLRSKGIPIVSERNGKNAGYSIAKDEFDRNKCVAMLTSQATSMMNNINSLANADLKNWDKRII